Genomic window (Gemmatimonadota bacterium):
GCAGGCCCGGCGGCGAACCGCGGAGTTGCGGAGCTCCTCGTCTCGGGCGGCCTCACACCCCGTGCGGGGGAGCCCGCCGAGCTCCTCGTCCGGGTTTCCGGGCCCGATCTGGATGGGACACTCGTCCGCGCGTATCTCGGGGAGCTCCTCGTGGCGACCGCGCGGACGGGCCCGGACGGCCTGGCGATCCTCCCCCTCCCGGTCCTCGAGGCGGGATGGGTTCGCGGGCGGGTCGAAATAGACCCCGACGACCTGCGGGGAGACGACGCCGCCTTTTTCGCCTTTCGCGCGGTTCCGTCTCCAATCGTCACGGCAGTGGGGACCCTCTCGCCCTTCCTCGAAGACGCCCTCGCCGTTCTGGAAGAGGCGGAGCGGATCCGGATGGGCGCCGGGGCGGGAACGGAGCTCTTCATCGCCGGGCCGGGGGGGACGGTCCCCCCTCCCTCGGAAGCCCCCGTCCTCCTCGTTCCTCCGGACGATCCCGCCCTCCTTCCCTCGCTCAACCTCCTCCTCGCCGCCCTCGCGCCGGGGTGGAGGGTCGAAGCGCGGGAGATGGGCGCCCACGGAGAGCGTGCGGTCACGGGCGGATCCTATCGCGCCCTCCTACCGCCTCTTCCGCCGGTCCACCTCGCCCACGAGATCGTCGCGCCCGACGAGGGGAACGCCGGAGAGCCGCTCCTCACCTTGTCCGACGGGACCCCCTGGCTCCTCCGGATCCCCGGGACAGGGCGGCCGATCCTCGTCCTCGCCTCGCCCCTGACCCTGGAGGCATCGGGACTTCCGGCTTCCTCCGCGATGGTCCCCCTCCTCGACTTCCTCACGACTTCGGCGGGCGACACCCCCGAACTCGCCGGGGTCCCGTCCGGCAAGGCGGTCACGGCACCAGACGGCGCCTCCGCGGTCCGCACGCCGGACGGAACGGTGCGGGCCCACCCCGGCGGCCCCCTCTTCGCGGAGACCGGGGCCGCGGGGATCTATGAGTTCATGACGACCGGCGACCGGGGGCCGACTTTCTTCGCCGTCAACGCGGTGACCCCGGGCGCAGGCCCATCTCTCGACCGGGAGGCGGCGGGCCGCCGCCTCGCCGTCGCTTGGGCAGGGACTTCGGGCGCCGAAGCGTGGCCGGACGCAGTCCTTTCCGGACGCCGAGGGCTCGAAGTCTGGCGGCCCCTCGCGCTGATTCTCCTCCTCGTCCTCGTCGCCGAGGGATGGCTCGCCGCTTACGGCGGACACGGCGCCAAAGAGCGGGCGCCGGCGGGAGCGCGGCCATGAGCAAGACTCGATGACACGCCGAACCCACGCCGTCCTCGACGCCCTCGAGTCCCTTCCCCTGGTCCGCGTACTAAACGCAAAACTCCCCCGGGGAGGAGAGCGGGTCACGATCGGCGGGAACGCGGGCTCCGCCGGCTCCGCGCTCGCCGCGGCGCTCCACGAATCCAATCCGGGTCGGATCTTCGTGCTCGTGGCGCCGGATCCCGACCACGCGGCGAGGATCGAAGCCGACCTCGAATCGCTTCTCGGAGAGGGCGCACCGCATCTCTTCCCCCAGACCGAGACGCGGTTCTACGCGGAAGAGGAGGCGGACCCAAGGATCGACGGCCTTCGGGTGGAGGCGGTCGAGGCGCTCCTCGGGGGATCGGGACGACTCTTCGTCACGACGCCGCGAGCGATTCAGGAGCGGATGGCGATGCCGGACCGAGTGGCGCGGCTTCGCCTGGCCCTCGCCGTCGGCGAAGAAATCGGCTTCGCCCTCCTCGTCGAGGAGCTGGAGGCCATGGGGTATCGCCGGGTTCCCCTCGTCGAAGAGGTGGGACAGATCGCGGTGCGGGGCGGGCTCCTCGACATCTTTTCGCTCGGGCTCTCCGATCCGGTGCGGATCGAGTTCTGGGGCGACGAGATTACCTCGATTCGCCTCTTCGAGGTGACCGATCAGCGCTCCACCGGGACGCTCTCCTCGGTCAACCTCCTTCCGGCGTCTTTCCGCCCCGCCGCGGCGTCGGCGGGCCCTTCCGTGCGGCGCTCCCTCCTGGAGGTCCTTCCCACCGACGCGATCCTCGTCGGGTTCGAGGGGGCGCATTGGGAGGAGGACTTCGGGCGAAGCTGGCACCAGGCGAGTGGCATCAAGGCGGACCGCGAGGCGGGGGGAGAGAAGCTTCGTCCGGTGGACGACATCCTCCTTCCGCCGCAGGACGCGTCGGAGATCGTCCGCCGCCTTCCCGCGCTCCGCGTGACGCGCGAGGGCGGGCATCCGCTCTCTCTCGAGGCCACGCCGCCCCCGGCGATCGAACGGAAGATGGACCGGCTCGCCGCTTTCCTCGACGAAGAAGCCTCCCGCGAGGCGCGGACGCTCATCCTCTGCGACAACGAAGGTCAGGCCGACCGGCTCGAGGAGATCCTCTTCGACAGGGGACGAGGGCTGCACGCGGTCCAGGTCGGACTCGGAGCACTCGAAGGAGGGTTCCGGATTCCCTCTTCCCCGCCCCTGAACGTCCTCACGGATCACGAGATCTTCCGCCGGAGCCGGCGGGTTCGATCGGGGCGGCGATTTCAGGGGGCGGTCGCTCTCGAGAGCCTCGCCCAGCTCACTCCCGGCGACTACCTCGTGCATATGGATCACGGGATCGGGCGCTTTCGCGGACTCGAAAAGATCGAGGTGGGAGGGGAAAACCTCGAGGTCCTCGTCATCGAATACGCGGACGAGGAGATCCTCCGCGTCCCCGTATACCGCCTGGACCTCATCGAGCGGTGGGTCGGAGACACGGATCAGGGCGAGCCGCCCGCAGTCCACCGGATCGGCGGGAAACGCTGGAAGGCGCTCAAGCGGAAGACCGAAGCCGCGATCGAGCGGATGACGCGGGAGCTCCTGGACCTCTATGCCGAACGCGAGCTCGCCGAAGGGTTCGCTTTTTCTGTAGATGCCCGCTGGCAAACCGAAATGGAGGCCGCGTTCCTATATGAGGACACCCCCGACCAGGCGCGGGCGACGCGCGACGTGAAGAAGGACATGGAGTCTCTCCGCCCGATGGATCGCCTGATCTGTGGTGACGTCGGCTTCGGAAAAACGGAAGTCGCGGTGCGGGCGGCTTTCAAGGCGGTCCAGGACGGCAAGCAGGTCGCGGTCCTCGCACCCACGACGATCCTCGTGGAGCAGCACGCACGGACCTTTGGCGAGCGGCTCGCGGACTTTCCGGTGAAAGTCGCCTCGCTTTCGCGCTTCCGGTCCGCGGCGGAGCAAACCGAGATCCTTCTCGCCGTCGAACGCGGCGAGGTGGACATCTTGATCGGGACGCACCGGCTCCTCTCCGCGGACGTACGCTTCAAGGAGCTGGGCCTCCTGATCGTGGACGAAGAGCAGCGCTTCGGGGTGAAGCACAAGGAGCGGCTCAAACAGCTCCGGACGGCCGTAGACGTCCTCACGCTCACCGCCACGCCGATTCCGCGAACGCTACAGCTGTCACTCTCCGGAGTCCGGAACCTCTCCCTCATCCAGACCCCCCCTCGGGACCGGCTCGCCGTCTTCACCCAGGCGATTCCCTGGAGCGACGCGCTCCTCCATGACATCCTGGGCCAGGAGCTCGACCGGGGCGGCCAGGTCTTTTTCCTCCACAACCGCCTCGACACGATCGACACGATCGCCGAGCGGATCCGGAGGATGCTGCCTTCGGCACGGATCGGGGTCGCACATGGACAGATGGGCGCCTCTCCGCTCGACCATGTGATGCGAGAGTTCGTCGTCGGGGAGCTCGACATTCTGGTCTGCTCCTCGATCATCGAAAATGGTCTCGACGTCCCGAACGCGAACACGCTCATCGTGGACCGGGCCGACCGCTTCGGCCTCGCCCAGCTCTACCAGATTCGCGGGCGCGTCGGGAGGTCCGACCGTCGCGCATACTGTTATCTCATCGTCCCCGATCAGATGACGGAGGATGCCCACCAGCGAATCCAGGTCCTGGAGCGCCACACGGAGCTCGGGAGCGGATACCAGGTGGCGCTCCGCGATCTGGAGATCCGTGGGGCGGGAAACCTGCTCGGGGCGGACCAGTCGGGCTTCGCTCATGCGGTCGGGCTCGACACCTACCTCCGGATGCTAGAGGACTCGGTGCGCCGCCTGAAGAGGGGCGCTGGTGGGGAGCGGGAATTCCCCGAACCGGAGGTTTCCCTCCCCGGTTCGGCGTATATTCCGGACCCGTATGTTTCGGATTCCGGCCAAAAACTGCATCTTTACCGGCGGCTTTCGAAGCTGGAGGACCGAGCGGAGGCGGAGGGGCTGCGGGAGGAGATGGTGGACCGTTACGGTCCGCTCCCGGAGGAAGTCGAGCGCCTTCTCGACGCGCATCGGCTGCGAATCCTCGGGCGGGAACTCGGGATAGAGAGGATCTTCGTGAAGGAGCGGGAGGGTCGCATCACCTTCCGCGCGGCGGCAAATCCGCGGATGGCCGCTCTGGAGGGGCCTTTCCGGGACCGGCAGGTGCAGGTCGAGGTGAGACGGATGATCCCCCTCTCCCTCACCCTGAGACAGGCCGGAACCGAGCCGCTCACCCGGACGCTGATCCGGGCGCTGGACGCACTCGTGGTGGACCGAGCACGGGCCGCCTGAACCCTGAAGAATGAGGCATTTCAAATGCGTGGGATGAACGCGATCCGTAAGACTGCCCTCCTCGCCATTCTCGCCGCCGCCGGGTGCGACGCGGGACTCGGGGGCGACGCAATCGCGCGGGCTGGAGACTTCCGCCTCCAAGTGGAGCCGGTCGCGCAGCTCCTCGCGCCCGCGGAGGGAATCCCGGTGGATTCAAGCGTGGTTCAGGCCGTGGCGGACTTCTGGATCGATTACACCCTCCTCGCGTGGATGCTCAACGAAGAGGGGGAGATGGACGCCGTGGATCTTTCCACGCTGATCGACCAGCAGCGATCCCGCATGGTCGTGGGGCGCCTGCGCGATACGGTCATTCAGGTGGACACCTCGATCACGGACGAAGAGCTCCGGGAGATCTTCGAGGAGACCCGCCCCGCGGATCAGGTCCGTGCCCGCCACGTCCTCCTCGGCTTCCCGGAAAACGCCACGCCCGCCCAGCAGGACTCGGTGCGAAACCTGGCGGGCCAGATCCGCGACCGGGCGCGGGCGGGCGAGAACTTCGCGACGCTGGCGGGAGAGTATTCGCAGGATCCCGGGTCCGGGGCGAATGGGGGCGACCTCGGATTTTTCCCCCGGGGGGCGATGGTTCCCCCATTCGACTCGGCGGCCTTCGCGCTGGGGATCGGGCAAGTCAGCGACGTCGTCGAGACCGACTTCGGGCTTCACGTGATCCGAGTCGAGGAGAGGAACAGCCCCGCGTACGACGAGCTCGGTTACGATTTCCGCCAGCAGGTTCATTCCGAATTGATCACGGAGGCCGAGACCCTGTTCCTGGACCAGGTCATGGCGTCAGCGAACGTCCAGATCCAGGAGGGCGCGGTGGCCCGCGTCCGGGAGCTCACAGCGAATCCGACCGTCGAGTTAAGCACGCAGGAGGCGGGGCGTGCGCTGGTCGTGCATGAGGGCGGAACGTACACGGCCGCGGATTACCGCGACTTCGTCCTCGCTCAGCCGATGGAGCTCCGGATGCAGGTGGAAATGGCCCTCGACGAACACCTCGAGGGATTCCTGGACGACCTCGTGCGGGACCGGCTCCTCGTCGCGGACGCGGCGCGCCGCGGGATCCAGGTCAATGCCCTGGAGCTCGCCCAGATCGAACTCGAGATCAAGAACCAATACGCGAGTTTTGGGGAGGCCCTCGCGCTCGGTTCGATCGAGCCGCAGGGATCCGAATCGGTTCGGGATGCCGTGTCACGCGAAGTCTGGAGCCTTCTCGAGGGCGTGGTGGCGGGGACGCGGGAGCTCCTCCCGCTCGGCGCCCTCTCCGTCCCGCTCCGGAACCACTACACCGCCGAGATCTCGCCCGAGGGCGTGGCGGCGGCGACTGCCCGGGTCGGTGAGATGCGCAGCGCGCCGCCGGAGGTTGTGGTGCCGGACATCGTGCCTCCGCCGGCTCAGTCCAGCCCCGGGACGGAGGCCCCGCCGGCCGAAACGACGCCGGGAGCCGGGACACCCCCCGCCGAGCCGGCACCGGGTGCCGGGGGCGATGCGCCGGGCGGCCAGGATTGATCGAGCGGAACGGGACGAGGGGCGACGTTGAGGATGCCCGGGGAACCCGTTGCCGGAGGACGGTTACGAGGGCATAACATGCGATTCGCACTCTCGTTTCTGACAGCGCTCCTTGTGGGTGTGTCCGTCGCGTCGGCGCAGGAGCCGGCCACAGGGGTGTCCCCGGGTCCCGACGAGTTGTTCGTGGACCGGGTCGTTGCCGTGGTGGGCGACTCGGCCATCTTCTATTACGACCTCCTCGAGGAGCTGTACACGCTGCAGGCCCAGGGCGTCGTCCTCCCCGAGGACGCGGACGAGCGGCTTGCACTCGAACGCGAAGTCCTGGACGCCCTCGTCGTTCGAACCCTGATCCTGCGCGCCGCCCAGCAGGACACACTCGCCACCGTGTCGGAGGACCGCATCGAGGCGGAATTCCAGCTCGCCTGGGAGCAGGAGGTGCAGAGCTTCGGAGGAGAGGCTCAGCTGCAATCGGCGCTTGCCACCACGGGGCGAACCGTCGCGCAGCATCGCGACGCGAGACGACGCGAGATCCAGGAAGGGCTCCTTCAGCAGCGCTACGTCCAGCTGCGCCGTCAGGAGATTCGCGTTCCCCCGGTGGAAGAAGCGGAGATCCGTGCCTACATCGAAGAGGAGGCGGACCGAATCGGGACGCGTCCCGCGACGGTCGAGCTTCGGCAGGTCGTCCTCCTGCCGGAACCGTCGGACTCGGCGCGCGCCGCTGCCCGCGAAGAGGCGGAGCGGATTCTCGCGCTCGTGCGCGGCGGCGAGGAGTTCACGGATCTCGCGCGGCGGTTCTCGGACGATGCCGGCACCGCACAGCGGGGCGGTGAGATCGGCTGGGTGCGCCAGGGGGAACGAATCCCCGAGCTCGAAGAGGCGATGTTCCGGATGCAGCGGGGAGGGGTCAGCGACGTCGTCGAGACGATATTCGGCGCCCACCTCCTTCGCGTGGAACGCGTCCGGGGGCCGGAGCGCCTCGTTTACCACATCCTCGTGGCGGCGGACCTCACCGAAGAAGACCTGTCCCGGGCCCGGATGCGCGCCGGTGAGATCCGAGATTCAGTGGCCGCCGGCGCTTCGATCCTCGACTTCGAGGGACGGGGAGACGAGGTCGGGATTCCGAACCAGATCGCGTTGGCCCTCGATCAACTTTCCACCCTTCCCGCCCCCTACGCCCTCCCACTCCGCAGCTCCAGCGCCGGCGACGTGGTCGGCCCGCTCGAATTCACCTGGCAGGGTCAACCGGTCGTCGTCGTGGCGGAGGTGACCGCGGTGCGCGAGGCCGGTGCCTTCACTTTCGAAGAGCTCCGGGGCCAGGTGCGAGACATCATCTCCCAACAACGCTTTCAGGAGCGGCTCGTCGAGCGGCTCATGGCCGAGACGCACGTAGAAACCCGCTGGTGAGTGGCGGCGCGCCGGGGATTCGCGTCGTCGCGACCCTTGGGGATCCGAGAGGAATCGGACCCGAGGTGATCGTGAAGGCGGCGCGCACGCTCCGCCGCGAACGACCCGACGCGGAAATTTTCCTCCTGGGTGACGCCGGAAGCCTGGACGCGCTCGGCGACGAATTCGACGCCCAGGCGGTCGGGGACTTCGACGGATCCCTCGACTCCGCGGGGACCATCTCTCTCGAGGCGATCCGGGAGGGCGTCGAAAGGATCCGGCGTCGCCAGGGCACGGTCCTCGTCACCGGTCCCGTGCACAAGCCGGCGCTCCGCGCGGCCGGCTCGCACTTCCCCGGACAAACCGAACTCCTCCAGGAGCTGGCGGGCGCAAGACGCGCCGGGATGCTAATGCACGCGGACACCTCGCGTGCCGGCGCCCCCCTCCGCATCCTCCTGGCGACGACCCACCTCCCCCTTCGTGACGTTCCGGAGCGCCTCACGCCCGCGCTCCTCGAAGACCAGA
Coding sequences:
- a CDS encoding BatA domain-containing protein codes for the protein MTLLAPLFLLGLAALAVPILIHLLRRRESRTLDFPALRYLTRTTKEQARIIRLRQLLLLALRIAALALIVLAAARLVLPLGGRDDPPAGLALVVDNGLSSGAVLGTSRVLDSLVARAQEALDRTGERDLVWIVAAGEPWSASLPLTPEQARIQLAGLTPTHVTADLGAALARAAALMEAGAPELREIVLVSDLRAGSLDSVEETGGVRGQAVRIAPPPAGPAANRGVAELLVSGGLTPRAGEPAELLVRVSGPDLDGTLVRAYLGELLVATARTGPDGLAILPLPVLEAGWVRGRVEIDPDDLRGDDAAFFAFRAVPSPIVTAVGTLSPFLEDALAVLEEAERIRMGAGAGTELFIAGPGGTVPPPSEAPVLLVPPDDPALLPSLNLLLAALAPGWRVEAREMGAHGERAVTGGSYRALLPPLPPVHLAHEIVAPDEGNAGEPLLTLSDGTPWLLRIPGTGRPILVLASPLTLEASGLPASSAMVPLLDFLTTSAGDTPELAGVPSGKAVTAPDGASAVRTPDGTVRAHPGGPLFAETGAAGIYEFMTTGDRGPTFFAVNAVTPGAGPSLDREAAGRRLAVAWAGTSGAEAWPDAVLSGRRGLEVWRPLALILLLVLVAEGWLAAYGGHGAKERAPAGARP
- the mfd gene encoding transcription-repair coupling factor → MTRRTHAVLDALESLPLVRVLNAKLPRGGERVTIGGNAGSAGSALAAALHESNPGRIFVLVAPDPDHAARIEADLESLLGEGAPHLFPQTETRFYAEEEADPRIDGLRVEAVEALLGGSGRLFVTTPRAIQERMAMPDRVARLRLALAVGEEIGFALLVEELEAMGYRRVPLVEEVGQIAVRGGLLDIFSLGLSDPVRIEFWGDEITSIRLFEVTDQRSTGTLSSVNLLPASFRPAAASAGPSVRRSLLEVLPTDAILVGFEGAHWEEDFGRSWHQASGIKADREAGGEKLRPVDDILLPPQDASEIVRRLPALRVTREGGHPLSLEATPPPAIERKMDRLAAFLDEEASREARTLILCDNEGQADRLEEILFDRGRGLHAVQVGLGALEGGFRIPSSPPLNVLTDHEIFRRSRRVRSGRRFQGAVALESLAQLTPGDYLVHMDHGIGRFRGLEKIEVGGENLEVLVIEYADEEILRVPVYRLDLIERWVGDTDQGEPPAVHRIGGKRWKALKRKTEAAIERMTRELLDLYAERELAEGFAFSVDARWQTEMEAAFLYEDTPDQARATRDVKKDMESLRPMDRLICGDVGFGKTEVAVRAAFKAVQDGKQVAVLAPTTILVEQHARTFGERLADFPVKVASLSRFRSAAEQTEILLAVERGEVDILIGTHRLLSADVRFKELGLLIVDEEQRFGVKHKERLKQLRTAVDVLTLTATPIPRTLQLSLSGVRNLSLIQTPPRDRLAVFTQAIPWSDALLHDILGQELDRGGQVFFLHNRLDTIDTIAERIRRMLPSARIGVAHGQMGASPLDHVMREFVVGELDILVCSSIIENGLDVPNANTLIVDRADRFGLAQLYQIRGRVGRSDRRAYCYLIVPDQMTEDAHQRIQVLERHTELGSGYQVALRDLEIRGAGNLLGADQSGFAHAVGLDTYLRMLEDSVRRLKRGAGGEREFPEPEVSLPGSAYIPDPYVSDSGQKLHLYRRLSKLEDRAEAEGLREEMVDRYGPLPEEVERLLDAHRLRILGRELGIERIFVKEREGRITFRAAANPRMAALEGPFRDRQVQVEVRRMIPLSLTLRQAGTEPLTRTLIRALDALVVDRARAA
- a CDS encoding peptidylprolyl isomerase, with the translated sequence MRGMNAIRKTALLAILAAAGCDAGLGGDAIARAGDFRLQVEPVAQLLAPAEGIPVDSSVVQAVADFWIDYTLLAWMLNEEGEMDAVDLSTLIDQQRSRMVVGRLRDTVIQVDTSITDEELREIFEETRPADQVRARHVLLGFPENATPAQQDSVRNLAGQIRDRARAGENFATLAGEYSQDPGSGANGGDLGFFPRGAMVPPFDSAAFALGIGQVSDVVETDFGLHVIRVEERNSPAYDELGYDFRQQVHSELITEAETLFLDQVMASANVQIQEGAVARVRELTANPTVELSTQEAGRALVVHEGGTYTAADYRDFVLAQPMELRMQVEMALDEHLEGFLDDLVRDRLLVADAARRGIQVNALELAQIELEIKNQYASFGEALALGSIEPQGSESVRDAVSREVWSLLEGVVAGTRELLPLGALSVPLRNHYTAEISPEGVAAATARVGEMRSAPPEVVVPDIVPPPAQSSPGTEAPPAETTPGAGTPPAEPAPGAGGDAPGGQD
- a CDS encoding peptidylprolyl isomerase, which produces MRFALSFLTALLVGVSVASAQEPATGVSPGPDELFVDRVVAVVGDSAIFYYDLLEELYTLQAQGVVLPEDADERLALEREVLDALVVRTLILRAAQQDTLATVSEDRIEAEFQLAWEQEVQSFGGEAQLQSALATTGRTVAQHRDARRREIQEGLLQQRYVQLRRQEIRVPPVEEAEIRAYIEEEADRIGTRPATVELRQVVLLPEPSDSARAAAREEAERILALVRGGEEFTDLARRFSDDAGTAQRGGEIGWVRQGERIPELEEAMFRMQRGGVSDVVETIFGAHLLRVERVRGPERLVYHILVAADLTEEDLSRARMRAGEIRDSVAAGASILDFEGRGDEVGIPNQIALALDQLSTLPAPYALPLRSSSAGDVVGPLEFTWQGQPVVVVAEVTAVREAGAFTFEELRGQVRDIISQQRFQERLVERLMAETHVETRW
- the pdxA gene encoding 4-hydroxythreonine-4-phosphate dehydrogenase PdxA, whose protein sequence is MSGGAPGIRVVATLGDPRGIGPEVIVKAARTLRRERPDAEIFLLGDAGSLDALGDEFDAQAVGDFDGSLDSAGTISLEAIREGVERIRRRQGTVLVTGPVHKPALRAAGSHFPGQTELLQELAGARRAGMLMHADTSRAGAPLRILLATTHLPLRDVPERLTPALLEDQIFLLHESLRDRWRIPAPRLVLCALNPHASDGGLFGDEEARILTPAVEAARARGVEVTGPLPADTAFLTLLDRTADGVVVPYHDVGMAVFKTLAFGHGVNVTLGLPFVRTSPDHGTAFDLVGTGRADPSSALEAFRLAARLAPASAGDAEGPLF